Sequence from the Verrucomicrobiia bacterium genome:
CGCCTTGTGCTCATGAACTGCGCGAATGAATGGCTCGTAATCAAGAATCCCGCCATCGGTTGCGGGGTACTGCAGCAGCACGCCGAAGACCTTCTCGTTGAGCGTGAACTTCGTGTGATCTCCAACGACCACTTCAATTCCAATTGGCTCGGCGCGCGTCCGCACCACCGCGATGGTTTGCGGGTGGCAGGTCTCAGAGACGAAGAAGACGTTCCGGCCTTCATGGCCTTGAAGGCCGTGGCACATCGTCATTGCCTCAGCGGCCGCCGTCGCCTCATCGAGCAAGGAAGCATTAGCCACTTCCATCCCTGTCAGATCAACCACCATCGTCTGGAAGTTCAGCAGCGCTTCGAGCCGGCCCTGCGAAATCTCTGCCTGATACGGCGTGTACTGTGTGTACCAGCCAGGATTTTCCATGACGTTCCGCTGGATCACAGGCGGCGTGATGCAATCGTAATAGCCCATGCCAATATACGAACGGCACACCTTGTTCTTCGACATGATGGCTTTTAATTCGGCGAGCAACTCTGCCTCACTGCGGGCCGCAGAAAGCGAAAGAGGTTTCTTGAGGCGAATCTGCTTCGGGATCGCCGCGTCAATCATTGTGTCGAGGGTGGGGAAGCCGACGACGCGCAGCATCTCCTGAATGTCTTCAGGGCTCGGGCCAATATGCCGATCCGCAAAACGCTCAGGACGTTCGATGTTCATGCGCCGATGTGGTGGGAGTAATCGTCAGGACTCAGCAACTCGTTCAGTTCGCTCGGATCGCTCATCTTGACCTTGAACATCCACCCCTTGCCGTACGGGTCCTGATTGAGCAATTCAGGTGCGCTGCCGAGTTCCTCATTCACACCAACCACGTCCCCGGTCACGGGCGCGTAAATGTCGCTCGCGGCTTTCACGCTTTCGACAACCGCGCATTCCTTGCCCGCCTCAACCCGCGCA
This genomic interval carries:
- the gcvH gene encoding glycine cleavage system protein GcvH — translated: MNVPKNLKYAKTHEWVRVEGDIAVVGITDHAQNELTDVVYVETPAVDARVEAGKECAVVESVKAASDIYAPVTGDVVGVNEELGSAPELLNQDPYGKGWMFKVKMSDPSELNELLSPDDYSHHIGA